In the genome of Limanda limanda chromosome 15, fLimLim1.1, whole genome shotgun sequence, one region contains:
- the LOC133020323 gene encoding delta-1-pyrroline-5-carboxylate synthase-like produces the protein MLARLALCSGLPSRNWRSKVSPVSIRAFSKAKFSLPRPHGKSFAHRSELKQAKRIVVKLGSAVVTRGDECGLALGRLASIVEQVAVLHNQGREMMIVTSGAVAFGKQRLRHEILLSQSVRQALHSGQNQLKQMSIPVLEARACAAAGQSGLMALYEAMFTQYSTCTAQILVTNLDFHDEQKRGNLNSTLHELLRMNIVPIINTNDAVVPPPVPNSDLQGVNVISIKDNDSLAARLAVEMKADLLIALSDVEGLYDSPPGTDDAKLIDIFYPGDQQSIKYGSKSRVGIGGMEAKVKAALWALQGGTSVVIANGTHPKVTGHVITDIVEGKKLGTFFSEVKPAGPTVEQQTEMARHAGRSLASLLPEQRGEIIYYLSELLTEKKDEILSANRKDMELANESGRFSQALIDRLSLSTVKLNSLAIGLRQLAVSSKDSVGRVLRRTRVANNLELEQITVPIGVLLVIFESRPDCLPQVAALAIASGNALLLKGGKEAFNTNKILHQLTQEALSIHGVTDAIQLVSTREEVEDLCRLDKLIDLIIPRGSSQLVREIQRAAKGIPVLGHSEGVCHVYIDSDASIDKAIEVVRDSKCDYPAACNAMETLLIHRDLLRTPMFDQMIDMLRAEHVKIHAGPQFASYLTFSPSEVKSLRTEYGELECCIEVVDSMQDAVDHIHKYGSSHTDVIVTENEDTAQQFLQQVDSACVFWNASSRFADGYRFGLGAEVGISTARIHARGPVGLEGLLTTKWILRGEGHTVADFSEQGSMKYLHENIPVIQGTFN, from the exons ATGTTGGCTAGGCTGGCATTGTGCTCTGGCCTGCCTTCCAGAAACTGGAGGTCCAAAGTCTCCCCGGTCTCCATCAGAGCGTTTTCAAAAGCCAAGT TCTCACTTCCACGTCCCCATGGGAAGTCTTTTGCCCACCGCAGTGAGTTAAAGCAAGCCAAACGCATCGTGGTGAAGCTGGGCAGTGCGGTGGTGACTCGCGGAGATGAGTGTGGCCTGGCACTGGGGCGACTGGCCTCAATAGTAGAGCAG GTGGCTGTGCTTCACAATCAAGGGAGGGAGATGATGATCGTCACCAGTGGTGCTGTGGCGTTCGGGAAGCAGAGACTGAGACATGAGATCCTGCTGTCTCAAAGTGTCAGACAAGCCTTGCATTCTGGACAGAACCAACTCAAACAAATG tCAATTCCAGTGTTAGAGGCAAGGGCGTGtgcagctgcaggtcagagtggTCTGATGGCCTTGTATGAAGCTATGTTCACCCAGTACAGCACCTGCACTGCACAA ATTCTGGTCACCAATCTTGATTTCCATGACGAGCAGAAGCGTGGCAATCTAAACAGCACGCTCCATGAACTGCTGCGGATGAACATAGTTCCTATCATAAACACCAACGATGCCGTGGTTCCACCCCCGGTTCCCAACAGTGACCTACAGGGTGTAAAT gTAATAAGCATCAAAGATAATGATAGCTTGGCTGCACGGCTGGCTGTTGAAATGAAAGCAGATCTTCTGATTGCCCTGTCTGATGTTGAAG GTTTATACGACAGTCCCCCAGGAACAGATGATGCCAAGCTTATTGATATTTTCTATCCTGGAGACCAGCAGTCGATCAAGTACGGCAGCAAGTCCAGAGTTGGCATCGGAGGCATGGAAGCCAAG GTGAAAGCAGCCCTATGGGCACTGCAGGGTGGGACGTCTGTAGTCATTGCCAATGGCACACATCCTAAAGTCACCGGCCACGTCATAACAGACATTGTGGAAGGGAAGAAACTGGGCACCTTCTTCTCAGAAGTGAAGCCTGCAG GTCCaactgtggagcagcagacagagatgGCGCGACATGCAGGAAGGTCTCTGgcttctctgcttcctgaacag agaggagagatcaTCTACTATCTTTCTGAGCTGCtcacagaaaagaaagatgagaTTCTCAGCGCCAACAGGAAAGACATGGAATTAGCAAACGAATCAG GTCGTTTCTCTCAGGCTCTGATCGACCGACTGAGTCTGTCAACAGTCAAACTAAACAGCCTCGCCATTGGCCTCCGTCAGCTGGCTGTTTCCTCCAAGGACAGCGTGGGTCGGGTgttgaggaggaccagggtggCGAACAACCTGGAGCTGGAACAGATCACTGTCCCCATCGGTGTGCTGCTGGTTATCTTTGAGTCACGTCCTGATTGTCTCCCACAG GTGGCGGCTCTGGCTATTGCCAGTGGAAATGCTTTGCTCTTGAAGGGGGGGAAAGAAGCTTTCAACACCAATAAAATTCTACATCAACTAACCCAGGAAGCACTTTCCATTCATGGTGTGACCGATGCCATTCAATTG GTGAGCACACGTGAAGAAGTTGAGGATCTGTGCCGACTTGACAAGTTGATTGACCTGATCATTCCGAGGGGCTCGTCCCAGCTGGTCCGGGAAATCCAACGAGCAGCAAAGGGTATTCCTGTGCTGGGCCACAGCGAGGGAGTCTGTCACGTCTACATAGACAGTGACGCCAGCATTGACAAGGCCATTGAAGTTG TCAGAGACTCCAAATGTGACTACCCTGCAGCCTGCAATGCCATGGAGACGCTTCTTATTCACAGAGATTTGTTGCGAACTCCTATGTTTGACCAGATGATTGATATGCTGAGAGCAGAACAT GTCAAGATCCACGCAGGTCCCCAGTTTGCGTCCTATTTAACTTTCAGCCCATCCGAGGTGAAGTCTCTGAGGACAGAGTATGGGGAGCTGGAGTGCTGCATTGAGGTGGTAGACAGCATGCAGGATGCTGTGGACCACATCCACAAGTACGGCAGCTCCCACACAGATGTTATTGTTACAGAGAACGAGGACACAGCTCAACAGTTTCTGCAGCAGGTGGACAGTGCCTGTGTATTCTGGAATGCCAGCTCTCGATTTGCTGATGGTTACCGTTTCGGTCTAG GAGCTGAAGTTGGAATCAGTACGGCACGGATACATGCCAGAGGTCCAGTGGGTTTGGAGGGGCTTCTGACCACCAAGTGGATCCTTCGAGGGGAAGGACACACTGTGGCTGACTTTTCTGAGCAAGGCAGTATGAAATACCTCCACGAAAACATCCCTGTCATCCAGGGGACCTTTAATTAG